In the genome of Xenopus laevis strain J_2021 chromosome 1S, Xenopus_laevis_v10.1, whole genome shotgun sequence, one region contains:
- the LOC121399377 gene encoding serine/threonine-protein kinase N2-like produces MLRPSTGLVVPTFLAADAVNLISGLLQRDPLKRLGSSEEDACDVMHHYFFRSIDWMALLERRMQPPFIPEDVRLSEDGDQHLVLTPPSEGSLAMEKEIAEAFRDFDYTAM; encoded by the exons ATGCTGAGACCATCTACTGGTTTAGTCGTTCCGACGTTCCTGGCAGCGGATGCCGTCAACTTAATATCAGGG CTCTTACAGCGGGACCCATTGAAGCGGCTGGGCTCAAGTGAAGAAGATGCATGTGATGTTATGCATCATTATTTCTTTCGA AGCATTGACTGGATGGCTTTGCTAGAGAGAAGAATGCAGCCCCCGTTCATACCTGAGGATGTTAGACTTTCAGAGGATGGAGATCAACATCTAGTTCTAACTCCTCCCTCCGAGGGTTCCTTGGCCATGGAAAAGGAGATTGCGGAAGCCTTTAGGGACTTCGATTATACCGCAATGTAG